One region of Zerene cesonia ecotype Mississippi chromosome 15, Zerene_cesonia_1.1, whole genome shotgun sequence genomic DNA includes:
- the LOC119832516 gene encoding lactosylceramide 4-alpha-galactosyltransferase-like: MFINTKVQGPSLDDLLNTNTIDNLTCHYVYSDDALPLYDARVFKPPKESIFFHDTGCKGTLNSRQLCAIESAARANPNRQVYVFFSAPVSEFAVLSDLAVLDDFSNVHLARIHITDYVADSPVEHLVQTGVLNKTNWGIENTSNVLRFLTLYKWSGVYLDTDVVVVKSFDSLPANWIAREDRKMLNAAAMSLSEDHVGRYFATLFLEEIAMNYRPDIWTHNGPGAVTRVLTRECIVKEAVLMTAANCKGT, from the exons atgttcattaatACCAAAGTG CAAGGACCATCTCTTGATGATTTACTGAATACAAATACTATAGACAATTTAACGTGTCACTATGTGTATTCCGATGATGCCTTACCTTTATATGATGCTCGAGTTTTTAAGCCGCCAAAGGAATCTATTTTCTTTCATGATACAGGTTGTAAAGGTACCCTGAACTCTCGACAGCTTTGTGCAATAGAATCGGCCGCTCGAGCGAATCCAAATAGACAAGTATACGTGTTTTTCAGTGCACCTGTATCTGAATTTGCGGTGCTAAGTGATCTCGCAGTTTTAGACGACTTCAGTAATGTGCATTTGGCGCGTATTCACATAACCGATTATGTGGCAGACAGTCCTGTGGAACATTTGGTACAGACTGGCGTTCTAAATAAGACCAACTGGGGTATCGAAAACACGTCGAACGTTTTAAGATTCCTCACTCTTTATAAATGGAGTGGCGTGTATTTAGACACGGATGTGGTTGTGGTTAAATCTTTCGATTCTTTGCCAGCGAACTGGATTGCGAGAGAGGATAGAAAAATGCTGAATGCAGCTGCTATGTCACTGTCTGAAGATCATGTTGGGCGGTATTTTGCGACTCTTTTCCTTGA GGAAATAGCGATGAATTACAGACCAGATATCTGGACCCACAACGGACCAGGCGCCGTCACTCGGGTGCTGACGAGAGAGTGCATTGTTAAAGAGGCTGTCTTAATGACGGCAGCAAACTGCAAAGGTACGTAA
- the LOC119832561 gene encoding pyridoxal-dependent decarboxylase domain-containing protein 1: MGDAQTADVETGQASPGEEAQPEVDRRLFGGLEFQVSEVVGRLEAVVNAQDSEDAVDEEKKPELRKVSGSVFEPEEMAMDEILKVLEDLVLKTDPSCENTEPPLLPTDSVTRAAILSHSISALFGRLERSHAARLGAHIASETTLWMSHMFRLSDYSAYYHQEQMEGLVRVTRMLLHHRYPRYLEDGALAFASRLPCIYSCVASPLGVVQHLCRQLGLPLACVRPVPVDVAGRGMDTEALDKLCEEDITSNRTPLLVLGEVGGPPLGAGSQLGPLADVCKKRNMHLHVRGHALALPAALNRDQTYNIADSLTLTPGLWFGVPGLPTVTFYRAPEPITANDHSKGVNAAGSREGTLCVVAGLCSGAARLSALPLWTCARAGGAARLAARLDAAFRSARAARALLASAGLRLLSERPGGDEPPNVDIVEAISQASACVAFQFAPPGVEKPPPYYDKLNSWLGQVLQREADMIHIEVCETEAYGVVLRYCPLEGSLLEEDKLDAWAGVLEAQLHVLHATVALREPFQARVAQHPALRLVHVPGWAGLGGVRYIPPGWEDAPTEELNSLNRKLVHTLRATDGAFSCGEGEDGMFCVRFGMVTADTDVDELLELVLSAGKEVEESSKVLTDMTEVLKKGIEAAQEELEREAWQEGLLRRVPVVGRVVSWWAPPPPPAGRRLLLTHGTLQSTRDMYSCVKRDKAEEPARAHSPTRQERSE, from the exons ATGGGGGATGCACAAACTGCAGATGTAGAAACGGGCCAAGCCAGTCCTGGGGAAGAAGCCCAGCCTGAAGTG GACCGGCGTCTATTTGGCGGCCTAGAATTCCAAGTATCCGAAGTTGTCGGAAGATTAGAAGCAGTAGTAAATGCCCAAGACTCAGAAGATGCAGTGGACGAAGAAAAAAAGCCGGAACTGCGAAAAGTTAGCGGAAGTGTGTTTGAACCGGAAGAAATGGCTATGGACGAGATATTAAAGGTCTTAGAGGATCTGGTGCTGAAGACAGACCCTAGTTGTGAAAATACGGAGCCGCCGTTACTGCCGACAGATTCTGTAACTCGTGCAGCCATTCTATCGCACAGTATTTCAGCGTTGTTTGGAAGATTGGAACGAAGTCATGCCGCCAGGCTCGGTGCTCACATAGCGAGTGAAACGACTCTTTGGATGTCACACATGTTTAG GTTGTCAGACTACAGTGCATATTACCATCAAGAGCAAATGGAAGGGCTTGTGAGAGTCACAAGGATGCTGCTTCACCATAGATACCCACGCTATTTGGAAGATGGAG CATTAGCGTTTGCAAGCCGACTGCCATGCATCTACAGTTGCGTCGCCAGCCCCCTCGGAGTGGTCCAGCACCTGTGTAGACAGCTGGGTCTGCCGCTGGCCTGTGTGAGACCAGTACCTGTTGATGTAGCTG GTCGAGGTATGGATACAGAAGCGCTAGACAAGCTGTGCGAAGAGGACATAACAAGCAACCGAACCCCACTACTCGTTCTCGGTGAGGTGGGCGGCCCCCCACTGGGCGCTGGGTCACAGTTGGGCCCACTCGCTGACGTGTGCAAAAAACGTAACATGCATTTACATGTTAGGGGACACGCTTTGGCGTTGCCCGCTGCTTTGAACAGAGATCAG aCATATAACATAGCAGATTCACTCACATTAACTCCCGGGTTATGGTTTGGCGTGCCCGGATTGCCAACTGTT ACATTTTATAGAGCACCAGAGCCAATAACAGCTAACGATCACTCTAAGGGCGTGAATGCG GCGGGCAGCCGCGAAGGCACGCTGTGCGTGGTGGCCGGGCTGTGcagcggcgcggcgcggctgAGCGCGCTGCCGCTGTGGACGTGCGCGCGGGCGGGCGGCGCCGCGCGCCTCGCCGCGCGCCTCGACGCCGCCTTCCGctccgcgcgcgccgcgcggGCGCTGCTCGCCAGCGCCGGCCTGCGACTGCTG agtGAAAGACCAGGAGGGGATGAACCACCAAATGTTGATATAGTG GAAGCAATAAGCCAAGCGTCAGCGTGCGTAGCCTTTCAATTCGCGCCCCCCGGTGTGGAGAAACCACCGCCGTATTACGATAAATTGAATTCGTGGCTCGGTCAGGTGTTGCAGCGGGAAGCGGATATG ATACACATAGAAGTGTGCGAAACGGAAGCGTACGGCGTGGTCCTCCGCTACTGCCCGCTGGAGGGCTCGCTGCTGGAGGAGGACAAGCTGGACGCGTGGGCCGGCGTGCTGGAGGCGCAGCTGCACGTGCTACACGCCACCGTCGCGCTGCGCGAGCCCTTCCAGGCGCGCGTGGCGCAGCACCCCGCGCTGCGGCTGGTGCACGTGCCCGGCTGGGCGG GTCTCGGCGGCGTGAGATACATTCCACCTGGGTGGGAAGACGCGCCAACGGAAGAATTGAACTCGCTGAACAGAAAACTGGTGCACACGCTGCGGGCGACGGACGGAGCGTTCTCGTGCGGCGAGGGGGAGGACGGCATGTTTTGTGTTAG GTTTGGAATGGTAACAGCGGACACGGATGTAGACGAATTACTGGAATTAGTTTTATCTGCGGGAAAAGAAGTAGAGGAGAGTTCTAAGGTGCTCACCGACATGACTGAAGTATTGAAAAAAG GTATCGAAGCGGCCCAAGAAGAGCTGGAGCGCGAGGCGTGGCAGGAGGGGCTGCTGCGGCGCGTGCCCGTGGTGGGGCGCGTGGTGTCCTGGTGGgcgccgcccccgccgcccGCCGGCCGCCGCCTGCTGCTCACGCACGGCACGCTGCAGAGCACGCGCGACATGTACAG CTGCGTGAAAAGAGACAAGGCAGAGGAGCCTGCGCGTGCGCACTCGCCGACGCGGCAAGAGAGATCGGAATAG
- the LOC119832588 gene encoding NADH-ubiquinone oxidoreductase subunit 8: MSLAKIFSLSSRVRVCGASSTLIRHAQYSTPSEGKVEKVYPPEVPGYKYVNAEDQDMSFKAMTDRAAQTIFWTELIRGFAVTLAHIFKEPATINYPFEKGPLSPRFRGEHALRRYPSGEERCIACKLCEAICPAQAITIEAEERKDGSRRTTRYDIDMTKCIYCGFCQEACPVDAIVEGPNFEFSTETHEELLYNKEKLLSNGDKWESEIAANIKADHLYR; this comes from the exons atgtcccTCGCTAAAATCTTTTCACTTTCTTCTCgag TGCGGGTTTGTGGTGCCAGCAGCACGCTCATCCGGCATGCTCAATACAGCACCCCAAGTGAAGGCAAAGTGGAGAAGGTCTACCCACCAGAGGTACCAGGATACAAATATGTGAATGCTGAGGACCAAGACATGAGCTTCAAAGCCATGACTGATAGAGCTGCTCAGACAATCTTTTGGACTGAGTTGATTAGAGGTTTTGCTGTTACTCTAGCTCATATTTTCAAG GAGCCAGCAACAATTAACTACCCCTTTGAGAAGGGGCCCCTTTCCCCGCGGTTCAGAGGAGAGCATGCTTTACGGCGTTATCCCTCTGGGGAGGAGAGGTGCATTGCTTGCAAGCTGTGCGAAGCTATTTGTCCTGCACAG GCTATTACAATAGAAGCAGAAGAACGTAAGGACGGCTCTCGAAGGACGACACGCTACGATATCGACATGACCAAGTGCATCTACTGCGGCTTCTGTCaa GAGGCATGCCCCGTAGACGCGATCGTGGAAGGGCCCAACTTCGAGTTCTCGACCGAAACTCACGAAGAACTCCTCTACAATAAGGAAAAGTTACTGTCGAACGGTGACAAATGGGAGAGCGAAATAGCTGCTAATATTAAAGCTGACCATCTTTACCGTTAA
- the LOC119832562 gene encoding lactosylceramide 4-alpha-galactosyltransferase-like: MKLILRTVVVDRYIFLRNKRKWNVISISLFILSYVMYLKYTFGPGFSLTKWDWKDDISCYLNKDDALPSITSVAPTARSIFFSEASCNINVWEPKDACAVESAARTHPNWSVYVLFTNPLKKEELENNKIMRVLQKVPNVKLARVNIEEYSMGTPVEGFVSGGGLNDTECPIMLTEGLVKYLTLYKWGGVFMEKDLIVTKSFTPLARNWVSKQNGDSIGSGILAFSKDEVGKNVAETALRDLIKNNKNFDCTNGENVMSKIVEQECSTPDPVSKSAANCNGFEIYGSQFFYPIDAKHVGDYFEAGELPGYDTAYTYYLWSRLTCGAGFRKFYGSRIGKLAKKHCPATYSAFSMKF; the protein is encoded by the exons ATGAAACTAATACTTCGAACCGTTGTAGTCGACCGCTACATTTTCCTTCGAAACAAAAGGAAATGGAATGTAATATCGATATCCCTGTTTATATTGAGCTATGTCATGTACCTCAAATATACTTTTGGGCCGGGCTTTTCCCTGACTAAATGGGATTGGAAAGATGATATATCCTGCTATTTAAACAAGGACGACGCTTTGCCTTCAATAACTTCCGTTGCCCCGACAGCGCGATCCATATTTTTCAGCGAGGCCTCCTGCAACATCAATGTATGGGAGCCAAAGGATGCTTGTGCCGTGGAATCGGCAGCCAGAACTCATCCAAATTGGAGCGTTTATGTTCTTTTTACCAATCCTCTTAAGAAGGAAGAATTGGAAAACAACAAGATAATGCGGGTACTTCAGAAAGTGCCTAACGTAAAGTTAGCCAGAGTTAATATAGAGGAGTACTCTATGGGCACACCTGTTGAAGGTTTTGTATCCGGTGGAGGTTTGAATGATACGGAATGCCCCATAATGTTAACAGAGGGTTTGGTGAAATATCTAACATTGTACAAATGGGGAGGGGTGTTTATGGAAAAAGACTTAATTGTCACAAAGTCTTTTACTCCCTTGGCCAGGAATTGGGTGTCAAAGCAGAACGGGGACTCAATTGGATCTGGGATATTGGCATTTTCAAAGGACGAGGTGGGAAAAAATGTCGCAGAAACAGCTTTGCG aGATCTAATAAAGAACAACAAAAATTTTGACTGCACCAACGGCGAGAATGTAATGTCTAAAATTGTGGAACAAGAATGCTCAACGCCAGATCCTGTCTCAAAATCTGCAGCTAATTGCAATG GTTTTGAAATTTACGGTTCCCAGTTTTTCTACCCAATAGACGCGAAACACGTCGGAGATTATTTTGAAGCGGGCGAGCTGCCGGGGTACGATACAGCGTATACTTACTATCTATGGAGCCGTCTGACATGTGGCGCTGGATTTAGGAAATTCTACGGTTCCAGAATTGGCAAGCTAGCAAAGAAACACTGCCCTGCCACTTACTCTGCGTTCTCTATGAAGTTTTAA
- the LOC119832290 gene encoding deoxynucleoside kinase-like, with protein sequence MKVINNAARVINKRPFRVSIEGNIGSGKSTCIKHFEKYNNVEKHPEPIQEWRNVSGHNLLGLLYSDLNKWSFAFQHYVHLSRLKIQTSPPSNPNITVKMFERSVQNSRHCFVENAKKQNFLQDPQYQVLLSWFDYTEKNIDISLDLIVYLRTTPEVVWERMMKRGRAEESEVPLEYLQQVHESYENWLSSPDVGCEVLTIDADRNIDSVLEDLERYTYKILGGNHTN encoded by the exons ATGAAAGTTATAAACAATGCAGCCCGtgtgataaataaaagacCATTTCGAGTATCAATTGAAGGTAACATAGGATCGGGTAAATCGACGTGCATTAAACATTTCgagaaatataacaatgtgGAAAAACATCCG GAGCCAATACAAGAATGGCGTAATGTCAGTGGTCACAACCTACTTGGGCTTCTGTATAGTGATTTGAATAAATGGAGCTTTGCATTTCAACACTATGTGCATCTCAGCAGGCTGAAAATCCAGACTAGTCCACCATCTAACCCCAATATTACTGTGAAGATGTTTGAAAG aTCAGTACAAAACAGTCGACACTGCTTCGTCGAGAATgcaaagaaacaaaactttCTGCAAGACCCTCAGTACCAAGTCCTCCTCAGTTGGTTCGACTACACTGAAAAGAATATTGACATAAGCTTAGATTTAATTG TATATTTGCGGACGACACCTGAAGTGGTGTGGGAGAGAATGATGAAACGAGGCCGCGCTGAGGAGTCGGAAGTACCGTTGGAATATTTACAACAA GTGCATGAATCATACGAGAACTGGTTAAGCTCCCCTGATGTAGGCTGTGAGGTGTTGACAATCGATGCTGATAGAAATATTGACTCTGTGCTCGAAGATCTGGAACGATACACCTACAAGATATTGGGTGGGAACCATACTAATTAG